In Moorella sp. Hama-1, a single genomic region encodes these proteins:
- a CDS encoding radical SAM protein: MEKTSYVFGPVPSRRLGWSLGVDLVPFKTCSYDCIYCQLGRTTLHTVQRKEYVPVAPVLQEVETKLKGNPRPDYVTVSGSGEPTLNAGLGRVIRGLKKITSIPVAVLTNGSLLYDQNIREELAAADVVIPSLDAATVPAFERVNRPCGQISLEQVIEGLQDFAGMFRGRLWIEVMLVRGLNDGEEEITALTAVLKDLPAEKIQLNTVSRPPAEAFARPLEREQMERIAARMGNRTEIIGHFAGKVYGYGSQQDIEREIVTLLGRRPCTLEEIAFLTGLHKAEVTKYIGRLVEAGLIQAVYKEEVYYRLQTGRR, from the coding sequence GTGGAGAAAACGAGTTACGTTTTTGGACCTGTCCCGTCACGGCGGCTGGGGTGGTCCCTGGGTGTCGACCTTGTTCCCTTTAAAACCTGTAGCTATGATTGCATTTACTGCCAGTTGGGCCGAACCACATTACATACCGTCCAGCGGAAGGAATATGTACCGGTAGCGCCTGTGCTACAGGAAGTAGAGACAAAACTTAAAGGAAATCCCCGGCCGGACTATGTAACAGTTTCTGGCTCCGGTGAGCCCACCCTTAATGCAGGGCTCGGCCGGGTAATCCGGGGTTTAAAAAAAATAACGTCCATACCGGTGGCCGTGTTGACCAATGGTTCACTCCTCTATGATCAGAATATACGGGAAGAGTTAGCGGCGGCAGATGTGGTGATACCTTCCCTCGATGCGGCTACAGTTCCGGCATTTGAGCGGGTCAACCGGCCCTGCGGTCAGATTAGTTTAGAACAGGTTATCGAAGGGTTGCAAGATTTCGCAGGCATGTTCCGGGGCCGCCTCTGGATAGAAGTGATGCTGGTCCGCGGGCTCAATGATGGGGAAGAAGAGATTACTGCCCTTACTGCCGTTTTAAAAGATCTGCCGGCAGAGAAGATCCAGCTTAATACCGTTAGTCGCCCCCCGGCGGAGGCTTTTGCCAGGCCTCTGGAACGGGAGCAAATGGAAAGAATAGCTGCCCGGATGGGTAATAGGACAGAGATTATTGGCCATTTTGCCGGTAAGGTGTATGGGTACGGGAGCCAGCAGGATATCGAAAGGGAGATTGTGACCCTTCTGGGACGGCGCCCGTGTACCTTAGAGGAAATTGCCTTTTTAACTGGCTTACACAAGGCTGAGGTTACAAAATATATTGGACGGTTGGTAGAAGCTGGCCTTATCCAAGCGGTTTACAAGGAAGAGGTTTATTACCGGCTCCAAACTGGTCGCCGTTAG
- a CDS encoding DUF4405 domain-containing protein, whose protein sequence is MYKWKVNYFVDLALFLSALGLALSGFIPWLILPAGRYGRQVFAPGFIFSRQGWGEIHRWLAIVTVVLVLVHLYLHWDWIAGMTRRVFGGRDKLR, encoded by the coding sequence TTGTATAAATGGAAAGTTAATTATTTTGTCGATTTAGCCCTTTTCTTGAGTGCCCTGGGCTTAGCCCTTTCTGGTTTTATCCCCTGGTTAATTCTTCCGGCGGGGAGATATGGCAGACAAGTTTTTGCTCCTGGTTTTATTTTCAGCCGCCAGGGATGGGGAGAAATACACCGCTGGCTGGCGATAGTGACGGTGGTCCTGGTTTTAGTTCATCTTTACTTGCACTGGGACTGGATTGCAGGTATGACCAGGCGTGTTTTCGGCGGCAGGGATAAGTTGCGCTAA